acttaatttgtgattagtaatacgcattgctaagaatttaatttgaacaattttaaaggtgattttcgcagtattttgattttttgcaccctcagattccagattttcaaatagttgcatctctgccaaatattgtcttatcctaaaaaaaaacagcaaacaaacaaacacaagttAATTACAcaagattttttacattaacatacaataaaaattctaaaactttTTCTGTAAAAGAGTTTTCTACACACATTAAAAGCAGGACAGTCCAATAAAATGTTTGATAGAAAGGGGAattattgtcctgtcctaacaaaccatagatcaatggaaagcttatttattcagcgttcagatgatgtataaatctcaatttcacgAAATTGACCCTTAAGACACACCTATAGTGTGCTTTTATTCATATAGTACCTTCCTAAAAAGAACTAATGCAGAAAGCATTGTGACATGGCCATACTTTATTTCATtgaaaacaaagcatttcataaTGCTTCCAGAAAGAGGAAACTGCACACAACTTCCTTCATTTTTCATCCAGAGAACATACAGATGTGTTTCTTAAGCATAACGAAATGCCTCAAGTGAACGTGTCTCACTTGTTTTTCCACAGAGAACCAATGAACACCTCCAACCACACCAATTCCACCGTCTACCCCAGCGAGGGCATGCGCGTGCTGCAGATGATCATGACCGTTACGATCTTCATCGTGGGCGTTTCTCTAAACGCTCTGGTGGTCTGGGCGTTGGGGATTCGAGTTTGGTGCCGCAACAAAGGAATGAGCGGTGAAACGCAGAGTGCCGACAGCTTCCGGATCTACGTGGTGAACCTGGCACTCGCCGACTTGGTGCTGTTGTTACGTACGCCGCTGATGCTGCCCTACTTGGTGAACAACTTCACTTGGACATTGGGGGTGCCTGCATGCAAGCTGGTGATTTATTTGCGATGCCTGGGATTGTACGCGAGCGCGTTCCTGCTGTGCGCCGTCGCGGTGGAGCGCTGCTTGTGTCTCATGAGACCAGTCTGGGCTCGACTGAAACGCCCTCGTTGGGCCGTGCCGCTGGCCTGCGCCGCAATATGGGTGTTGGCGGCGGTCTTCGCTGTGCCATATATCAGCACGGCCAAAGTCATTAACTGGGAGAACCGCATGGCTTGCGTAGAAAGCGATGTTGATGTAGGACAAGCCTTAATCGTGCTGGAGACCGTGGCGGGATTCTTGCTCCCTCTGGTGATCTTCTTGTCCTGCAACATCGCCGTGattttttgtgcaaagaaagcTGAGAGCGCAATGTCTTCACCTACCTCGGCATCCGGACCGGGTTACACATCCCACCGACTGAGCCGCCTCTACCGCGTACTCCTCCTCACCATGCTCCTCTTCCTCACCTGCTGGGTGCCGTACTTCACCTGCCGCTTTTTGAGGGCCCTCTCGAACAAGCGCCTGGGCTGGGAGAAGGTCAAAGAAGGAGCGATCGGAGCGGCATACGTGGCGCTGTTTCTGGTTTACGTAAAGAGCGCGCTCAACCCCGTCCTGTACGTGTTCGCGGCTCGCGGACTCGGACGCACGGTTCGCGCGTCGCTCATCTCGACGATCGAGCGGGTCTTTAACGAGGAGTTATCAGAGTCTTTACGCAGAAAGTCCTTACGAAGGAGGGATTCTGAGTTTTAAAATACTGATCTGCAGACGGACAACATCGGAGATCACAAGCAGAAAACAGTGTAAATCTCAAGagactagggctgggcgattttatcaatttattcaaatttcatGTTTTGCCATGTATTTTCTTAGAAATCGAAGAATCGTGATTTTGAATAGACATATTAACAAACGTTCGAATTAGACACTCTGACAATATGCCAGTGATAACAGGAAAGAGAAAAGCGTGATGTGCTCATACGCACACAGAATGagcttttgtgttgacaaagatgcaacacaggcagtggaataggaaaaacgTGCAAGAAGGtgggagtgaacttcttttaatTTGAGTGCCGTGTTTTTATAATGCTGCTTCACGCATAAGATGAGAGCGCAACAGTCAAACGcatccatgtttacatagaaaaaacaatttcaaaagCAGCGCAATCACATaaaaaaacctgtgaagaactactgtatgtctgatatttcatgtttcatCATGATGATAGGCTGAAggctgctgtttttttctttttacagcaCATTTGTAGTTAATAGTTTACTGGTGTTATACCTGGTGTTATACATGTGGAAAACGTGGACTGAATCGCAGAATccagttattaaaatataatttacagtttaatgcagaatgtcacggaatgtgtcaaagtttggatgaatgaATCAAACGTAGGTCATTATACTTAAATCACGATACGgacaaatatttgtaaatattaagctgcaaaacaactgtttaaatatgaattctgtTTGTCTCTGTGGTAACGAATGGCACAGACGTGCCGTTTCGTTTACTACTCGTACTGAAGCGTGTGtggtctcactaaatgaggacataataACATGGACAAAATCTCAAGAACTGCtctgagcattttactgtttcattAGAGCAAAACTATCGTCGTATCATATACACCGAAaaggtataaatataaatgtttggTTTCACATGAAGACATTGCGGCAGAAATACATTACTATTGTTCAGTAAAATGtacatactactactactaaaattattaaaaccttatttttaaggaataatcatATATTTCTTCACTGTTTTAGTtgtaatagtaaatcccctttaattgcgaaaaaatacaatttgtttaattttagttcattatAAGATACATGAAATTAATGCTTTATGCTTTCATttgataaaatgaaaaatgcaaataaacatttcacaaagctactgtaagaataaatgaaactgcattcaaatatttagaCATGCTAGAACAAAGAATTTGACTAAAACTAAGGtgggcaaaaataaaacatttcacagggccctaaacatgtcattttttgttaaagttttaataaattgatattaaattgttaaaataagtttaataatttaatgactaattagacatgctttttgactatcaaaatgtcatttaaccattaaaagtccagagaaatttaaatggaaaaaacagaatttaaataaataaataaataaataaaaaaaaaaataataataataattttggaaaaaataaaacggatttcatagacCCCTAATGTTATACCTTCAGCCATTTTCaattaccttgacttttgagcttttttaaaagcattttggcttATTTCTTaccatataatatgtataagagaagtttgtacaagatatagttgtagttcatgcatctcagagatatttaaaaaaaaaaaaaaagtgatttgtttaacatttacatcatgttgcaTGGTGCAActggaatagaattttctttaacaagagggttaataaagaaaaagttacttgaatcgtgtagttacattttcaagttgactagttaaaaatcattttaaaaatatatagaaaaaataaataaataaataaataaataaatggtcataataaaaaaaaaaaaaaaacagagtaattttaattttttgccatatcgcccagccctacaaGACACTGACTGAAACTTCATTTGATGGACATGAAAGCATTTCCCAAGAACTGTTCTGTAATTTACacgattttttttaatcttggaTTTAATTGTGATGCATTGTACCACTTACATTTTAGGAACAGCAAATGAAAGACTTTCCTGTGACTAAAGGCTTAAATTAAGCATAAAGAATGTTCTGTTATATCTTACGCTGTACAAATGTGccttacataaaacattttcattagcaaaacatttaaaacaaaagatcAGACATCAAACCAAACATGTTAAGGATTAAGATGATGTTGTTAATCAGTTTATCATATATAATCTTGACAGACAGCAGAAAGTTTCCTATCAAAGCTAAATCTGAAAGTAAAACTGAATTCCAGCGCTTGATGCTGCAGTATTAATGCTCGATAAGAATGTAATTTCCGTGTCTATTTCTCTATGCAACCTTGtcgtttttaaataaataagcagttattttgtttatgtgtaAAGTTTAGTGTCTTTGTCTGTGACGCTCAGTCCAGGGCTGTGTCTCTGTGAGCTGCTTGCACTGCATCCACCTGTTTATGTGCGAGCCTCAGAAAGGTCCTCACATCCTCGAGGACAGGAGCCGCCTGAAGCGCTTGGACCACCGCCGGAGGATCGGGGACGATCTTCATGAGGTGCTCCTGAAGGACCAATAACACATGAGTCTGTAAATCAGGGTTTacgattaaaacaaaaacaagtatCTGCCAATGGAGTCAGAAAAATCTCCAAAATCTCCAAGGAGATTCTAACTCAGGtcattttgttcacatttttagaaaacaagatTAATTTATCTTCATTTTGCAGCTCAAGTAagtgtatcttgatttaaggatgtttagatatttattttgaacaagaAAAAATACTTAGGAAGATTTGTTTTTTGGCACTGGATCCAACATTTAATGTCACAACTTAAgaatttaagactttctgctcTGACTTAAGACCTTTTAAGGCCTTAATTAGtgaaagactttttttaagaCTCACGAAAACCCTGGTAATTCAGCACATGGTCCTGCTTGACTTGAATTAAGCTGCAATTACGCCTAAAACCAGCCATTCACTTTGGATCGCAGTTGCTCATTTGTTGTGATTAGCAAAAGCATATTGTGAATCACTTGCACAACATTTCCAAAAAGTACCCTGTTTGGTGTTGAAACTGCTTTTCCTGAAAACATTGCATCAAGTCTGTCTGTATTACTTTGCTAATGCTCCATATAAGGTGAAGGTTTCTCAACATGTGTTTTAACTCTGTACACACTACGGAGTGCATTTTTCATGAAGATGTGGTGAAGTAGGTGTCAAAACCTCACACCATAGAACAAAAAATGTTGCTGCCGTCTGTGAACCCGGCCATACTTGGCTGATTCATTATGCACAAATTACACATTAAGGCTTTTGAGGCTCACTAGTCCGTAACGTTTTACTGATCAACATAAATACTCTAATTCAAAACACTACGGCCACGTACACACTGTAGCTAAATTCAGTTGTCAGTTCAAATTTTACATCTGCATTGCgttctgtacacacataattcactaaaatacaCGAGTGACAACCACATTCAACAACTGCATTAACTCCCAAAATATAGAGTTAGTGACAACCGCATTCAGAGAAATTCTATACAGTGTGTAcgaaactgaactgaacaactagttgttaatgacGTATTTAAACCCGCATCAGAAATGTGTCTTCATCTGTATTTCAAGTTTATTCCAAGTCTTAACCTTAGCACATTTTGACACGGGGCTAGTTGTGCTCACGAGCCCTGCGGTAAAGTGTCAGTGTTCCCAGATCTTCAtagaaaaaaacactacaaacaagtacaagcacaaaaaaaatactaaaacaccCAAAAGCTTTATGTTTTATGAAgccaaaaaaattacatatctTATATCCACAACATTAACCCCATAAAATGCCTAGCTTTATGAGCTAAGACCAAAcaacagggctctacagtgcaaccattttagtcatttgtgaCTGAAAACACATTTCGGAGCATCAGTGCGACTGACCCAACccgcatatttgtgtttgcgctgagggaaACTTCAAaagtttctacgtgtttttgcaatgttgagtaATGTACCACAGACGTCTCTCACCAATCCTTTTACAAACAacgtgtagagagagtgtaaataagagattcattgtgcacttgattataatggaactctGTGATGAACTAAGATTAGTGagagcttttaatgatttttaagtattgatttaatacaacagttaaataaagaacaacttaatattaagtgacttacatggtctgactataacactattgcctgattttgctctaattcgtcatcaaaaatagtttaaaacaagtcaCTGAGCCGTttcacatctccattcaaacacagcactgttttgtttatgaatgaacatgcgtttttaaacaaatctactGAGTAAATCATTCAATTACCATTCATTCGTAAAGACAGttacttgctttattcctgcatgaatcagctgtttgaatgaatcaaatgaatgaatgattcaataattaaatcagtgactttttttaagaagcttataaaatataattttttaaaaatttgacacaaaagacaatatacttttaataaaatcggaaaaataccattacaaaggtaaaaacaaaattcccctttaaatcactttaaggagtcaaatatggGGAAATATCCATAATGAGAAGGCAAatttttgatcatattttttgattattgtttagaATGTGCTCCTGAAAtgttgactgtgctcctaaatttttaaGTTAGACACAGAAGTggtcctaaaaagaaaagtaagcatagagccctgAACAACATGCCTAAAAGCGCTTGTACATAcgaggacatggcaacactgcaagaCAGCGTTCTCTAAAGCAGCCTCTCCAGCATAAACAAAGCACAGCACATCTATCAGCGGAAGTTTGGTGaaaattgaccaaaaaaaaaaaaagttgtgtgtAGAAAAAGTGTAAGAGTGTTTAGCCAAAAAAGGCAGATACCAAACGGCTAAATTCTCATTTACTCCTGCAAGATGCCAAAATGTTGCTGTTGTTACAGCTGTCTTTTCTGGAACTTGCAGTGTGTCCATGGCCTACTTGTGGTCAAGGTGACAACCGAAAATGAATTCCAAAGTGATAAAATCAATATTGATATTACTCAGATTGCAACTGGTCATCTTATTTGGGAGAAATGTCCCTAAAAAATGTCCCATTTTACACAaattccaaaaaaagaaaaaaaagaaaaagtaaaagaaaaaagaaaaaggacaAGAGAGTCTATTTTTAGAACCATTAAGACTTAAAGCATTGCGACATTATTTTTATGGCATATAAACACATTTGCTTGCAAATCATCATTGCAGCAATGCAACAAACCTGTGAACTCAACATTTTGGGAATTTATAATGTTTCTCAATAGTTCAATAGTTCAACAGTTTctcacatttctgtattttttttttttaaatcagcatagactttttatatcataattattttttctcacagttctgagaaaaaaaaagtccaaaatgaGATGTGAatgatataaatgcagaattgcaaatctgagagaaaaaaaaatctgaattgcgagatgttaATTCAGAATTGTACGTTTATAACAAGCAATTCTAAGAGGAAAAAATccaaactgcaagatataaactcatacaagaaatacaataaataaatgcagaattgcatCATAAAATCACAATCCAGTGGAAAAACGCTACAATTGCAAATCACGCGTTTATAACTTGGAAAAGTCTAAGATATAAATTGCGAAAATGATCTAaactgtgagacaaaaagtttaactttataaaaattaaattttttattcaatggtgtttacaaaaaagtcagaactgaaaGATATAAACGTAATTGCAAGAAAgtacaattacctttttttatttattttattctttggTCTATAGTAAGCAGATactaacatataaatatatatccatTACACATGACAATTGCTTAACtgtcaaagaaataaattcataatgCCAAAAAACTTAACAGGCCTATGAACAAAAACCTTCTCTTCAAGCAAAAcctcatttatcatttaattctATGCTTAAATATGACCCTGGAGCACATTTAAGGgtcaaatttttaaattcagatttatacatcatctgaaagctgaataaataagctttccattgatgtatttgttaggataggacaatacttgaaatacaaatctggaatctgagggtgcaacaattcaaaatattgagaaaatcacctttaaagttgtccagcaATGCAATAAAGTTCTTATCATTGCATATTACTCAGGCATGAAAATGGGTCAGGGGTGAAAAAGGTGAGAAGGGTGCTCGAGGGGTGATGTGGCCTCTGATGAGGTCGGGAGGTGGGGGGACTCCCACAGAATAAATATTACGGCCTCATTAGGGGACATGCTGTAACTTAACTTATTTATTCTTCCATCAAGATTGACAgccaagttttttgttttttgtttgtttttttgggcaAAGAAATCAACCTAATAAGTGTTTTCTACCATTATCGAAAAACATACcatcaaccacaaatgctaTTTGCTATTGCAGACAGAGCatgccagaaaaaaaacatgtttgataaaagtttCCCTTTGCCAGTTTTACAGTAGCCAAATAAGTTGAATGGAATAATAAGCCAAGCACAGGTTctgaaaaaatactgtattgaCATTTGTCTAAAGACATATGAAATAGAGCTGCATCGTTCTGCCCTAACACACtcatactgcaaaaataatgtttgtattaGTGTTAACGATACTTTAGCATTAAATGTAACTTACTCTCTTAAGGGTACGTTCACATGAAGCGTCTAAAAACACGTGGAAAACGCGAGGCGCGTCGCTTCCTCCACCAATTTCAGAGCGCTTGGGTGCTCGCGCTTCTGTAGCATCTGCTGTTACTAGGCAACCGTGAAGGCGCTGtcagttacaaaaacatttctgctttgGATTTTAAACTGCGCGGCTCcattgaaaataaatagtttGCACGCGCAAAACGGGCTGCATGTGAACGGCGACTAAGCCTTTGGTGACACATACACACCACGAAATTAAATTGTGGATCTCTCCCCTGTCGTCTTCTCCCACGCGGATTGTCCCGCAGGAAGAAATGGCGCCCTGGAGGTCAGTGGATGGCACGCACGGTCTACGAACGCGGGACGCTCAGCTTTCACGATTTGAAATGGCTCAAatccactttatattaagttttaattaatcaataaataccATCCAAGACCCCTCCCCCCACCCCCTCAAAAAGAATTTCTCATCAGATCTACACGATTCACGTGGGTCACCTGTTTTGGCTTCAAAATGGCGAATTTCGCCGAAAGGTGAGGGATTTTCATGCCtgattactaatcaaaaattacgttttgatatatttacggtaggaaatgtacaaaatattttcatggaacatgatcgtaatatcttaatgatttttggcataaacttacaattttgacccatacaatgtatgtataatgtatctatacttatgactggttttgtggtccaggtgtCACAAATATGACTTCTTCAAAGTTAAAAAAGCAATCTCGACTGTAGTTCATAGGTTTCATTTGACCGGAAATGTAGTGTGATGTACCTGTAGCGTCGGCTCATTGACTGGACGAGACGGTAAAGCAGAAAGACGCAGAACTGTCTGTTCTGACAGCTGGAGAAACTGGAACAGATCAGAGACAAACACCAGGATTAAACAACCATCGGTAAAACCAGTTGCGTGTCAGCAAATTAACGAAGCGTGCTTCAACCTCTTGTGCCTTTTCCTCTTCATCCTCTAGTTTGCTTCTCATTATCCTGCATTTCTCCTCCAAGCTATCCATCTGCACCTCCATCTCCTCCAGAGTGCTTACGACCGAGCGCACGTTCTCCTGAACACACAAAGGTTAATAAGTGGCCGTGTCATGATCAACCGATCAACTGATCATCGTGATTCTGTTCGTTCATCACCTCTAAAGCCTCAAGCGTCTTCCTGCCATTCTCAGACTTCTTACTCTCTGCTTTGAACTGATGGGACACGTGCATAAGGTCTCCATGTTTCGTTGGGGGAACAGAAAGCTGTGCACACTTAGTCAGGAACCTGCGAAAGCATAGTGGGAAAGAGTCAGGCCTGAAGTGCTTGGAAAAACAAAAGGAGGTGTTTGGCAGAACCTCTCTTACTGGTCTTTAAGGAGGTTGAGATGCTTCTGCGATTCTTCTTTTTCTCTGCTTTTCAATGCCAGTACGGATCTTTGTGAGTCAAAAGAACGAAGAAAAGATAACAATCAGACCGTGACGAGGAAGCAATCTGCACGCACACGTAATTATTTCATAACATGTTACTCACAGTACGGACAAACCCAGCATGTTCTCCAGAGCCAGTAGGGAAGACTTGGTCAGCGGCCTCCAGTTTGCCTTATTCTTACTCTTTCCAGCAATCGCTGAGGTTTTAACACAAAATCAGAGGAAAAATAGTTATGCCATTAATCACTGTAAAACAACAGACCGATATATTCAGACACAATAcagaattttaaagaaataattcagCTAAAAATgccaattctgtcatcatttgatGACATCTTAGACCTCACCCACACGTTTACATTAGGCATGCATTCAtcatatttgatttttattcacattaattataaattaatttttaatcaattaatgtTAATGCATATACAAAGACCCTTTTATTT
This genomic window from Labeo rohita strain BAU-BD-2019 chromosome 1, IGBB_LRoh.1.0, whole genome shotgun sequence contains:
- the cenpq gene encoding centromere protein Q isoform X1 produces the protein MMKPARGSGRASTRGPRGAADRNTHKTDKTSKAIAEGPRPESSKKHDAIAGKSKNKANWRPLTKSSLLALENMLGLSVLSVLALKSREKEESQKHLNLLKDQFLTKCAQLSVPPTKHGDLMHVSHQFKAESKKSENGRKTLEALEENVRSVVSTLEEMEVQMDSLEEKCRIMRSKLEDEEEKAQEFLQLSEQTVLRLSALPSRPVNEPTLQEHLMKIVPDPPAVVQALQAAPVLEDVRTFLRLAHKQVDAVQAAHRDTALD
- the LOC127170975 gene encoding C3a anaphylatoxin chemotactic receptor; the encoded protein is MQVNQSLIRREPMNTSNHTNSTVYPSEGMRVLQMIMTVTIFIVGVSLNALVVWALGIRVWCRNKGMSGETQSADSFRIYVVNLALADLVLLLRTPLMLPYLVNNFTWTLGVPACKLVIYLRCLGLYASAFLLCAVAVERCLCLMRPVWARLKRPRWAVPLACAAIWVLAAVFAVPYISTAKVINWENRMACVESDVDVGQALIVLETVAGFLLPLVIFLSCNIAVIFCAKKAESAMSSPTSASGPGYTSHRLSRLYRVLLLTMLLFLTCWVPYFTCRFLRALSNKRLGWEKVKEGAIGAAYVALFLVYVKSALNPVLYVFAARGLGRTVRASLISTIERVFNEELSESLRRKSLRRRDSEF
- the cenpq gene encoding centromere protein Q isoform X2; the encoded protein is MMKPARGSGRASTRGPRGAADRNTHKTDKTSKAIAEGPRPESSKKHDAIAGKSKNKANWRPLTKSSLLALENMLGLSVLSVLALKSREKEESQKHLNLLKDQFLTKCAQLSVPPTKHGDLMHVSHQFKAESKKSENGRKTLEALEENVRSVVSTLEEMEVQMDSLEEKCRIMRSKLEDEEEKFLQLSEQTVLRLSALPSRPVNEPTLQEHLMKIVPDPPAVVQALQAAPVLEDVRTFLRLAHKQVDAVQAAHRDTALD